GTCGTACCGCGCGGGCGAGGGCGCGCACTTCGCGCTGTCGAAGGACGGCAAGCTGGTGCTCGCGGCGCCGCGCGCGCGCCTGGAGTCGTCCCTGGCCGCGCTCGCCCAGCCGGCGGGCACGGGCCCCGTGTCGGAGGACCTGAAGTCGGTGGGCAAGGACGCCGCGGTGGTGGTGCTCCTGGACCTGCGCCGGCTGGCGGACGCGGTGAAGGCGCTGCCGTCCGCCGCGTGGGGCATTGGCGGCTTCGCCATCAAGGCCACCACGGTGCGCTGGCTGGACGCCACCGACGACCTGCGCGCCGTGACGATGGCGCTGTCGCGCAAGGACAAGGCGCTGCAGGCTGAAATCTCCCTGAGGCTGACGCCCGCGCCGGCCGCCACCACGACCACGACCCCGGCCACGCCGTGATCCGCGCGCGAGACGTCGTGAAGGAATACGAGGACGGCGAGGGGGCGCGGGTGCGCGTCCTCGACGGCGTGTCCCTGGACGTGGAGGCCGGCGACTTCGTCGCGGTGGTGGGCGCGTCCGGCAGCGGCAAGTCCACGCTGCTGCACCTGTTGGGCGGCCTGGACGTGCACTACCAGGGGCAGCTGGAGGTGGGCGGGGTGAAGCTCACCGGCCTGCGCGACAGGGAGCTGGCGCGCTTTCGCAACACGCACGTGGGCTTCGTCTTCCAGTCGTTCCACCTCATCCCCAACCTGTCCGCGCTGGAGAACGTGCTCCTGCCCTCGCACTTCGGTCCGGCCACGGCGGACGGGCGCAAGCGCGCGAGCCAGCTGCTGGAGCGCGTGGGCCTGGGCGCCAAGCAGGACCGCGCGCCCATCCGCCTCTCCGGCGGCGAGCGCCAGCGCGTGGCCATCGCGCGGGCCCTCTTCGGCAGTCCCCGGCTGCTGCTGTGCGACGAGCCCACGGGCAACCTGGACGCGGCGACGGGCGCGGGCGTCATCCAGCTCTTCCAGGAGCTGCACAAGGAAGGGCTCACCGTGCTCACCGTCACCCACGAGGAGCGCATGAGCGCGGTGGCGCGCCGGGTGCTCCGGCTCAAGGACGCGAGGCTCGTGGAGGAGTCCACCTCCTCCGAGCCCCTGGCCTCGCGAGGTGCGCCGTGAGGTGGGACGCGCTGTCGAGGCTGGTGCGGCTGTCCCTCGCGCGCGAGCGCCGGGGCGCGTTCTTCTCCGCTTTCGGCGTGGCCATGGGCGTGGGCGCGCTCGTGTTCTTCGTGGGCCTGGGGCTGGGCGTGGGGAGCGTCATCCGCGAGCGCATCTTCCCCACGGACTCGCGCCTGGTGGACGTGGTGCCCGCGTCGGTGTCGCTGGGCCTCTTGGGCGGCGGCAAGCTGGACGCGGCGGCGGTGGAGCGCCTGGGCGCGCTGCCCGGCGTGGAGACGACGTACCGGAAGATGAACGTGCGCGTGCCGGCGGTGACCCGCTACGACGGCGTCTTCTTCGGCTCGCGCCTGCGCATGGGCATGGAGGTGCTCGCGGTGGGCGTGGACCCCGGCCTCGTGCGCAAGGACGTGGGGCTCCAGGAGGCGAAGGACTTCAGTGACCCGGGCGAGGGCAAGGCCATCCCCGCGCTCATCTCCACGCGCTTGCTGGAGCTGTACAACAAGACGTTCGCGCCCGCGCGCAAGCTGCCGCAGCTGTCCGCGGAGATGCTCATCGGCTTCGGCTTCCCGGTGGAGTTCAACCGCTCCTACGTGGCGGCCACGTCGGGCGGCCCCAGCACCACGCAGCAGGCGCAGGTGGTGGGCGCGTCCGACCGGGCCATGCTCGCGGGCATCACCATCCCCCTGGACACGGCGGTGCGCATCAACCGCGCCGCGGGCGCGGACGCGGACAGCTACTCCGGCGTCACGCTGGTGGCGGCGGACCCTTCGCGCGTCCCGGAGCTGGTGGACGCGGTGAAGGGGATGGGCTTCGAGATCGATGATCAAGAGCGCAGGATGGCGGAGAACGCGGGCGCGGCGGTGGCGCTCACCACCTCCGCGCTGGCGCTGCTGTCCATCCTCATCTGCGTGCTGGCCGCGGTGAACATCGCCCATGCGATGTCCTCGTCGGTGCGCGCACGGGCAAGGGAGATTGGCGTGATGCAGGCCGTGGGCGCTTCGCGCGCGGACGTGCGCGCCATCGTGCTGGCGGAGGCCAGCGTGGTGGGCGTGCTGGGCGGTGGGGCGGGGACCGCGGCGGCGCTGGTGCTGGCCTTCGCGGTGGACCGGTTCGCGGCGGGCTACCTGCCCAACTTCCCCTTCAAGCCCGACAGCTTCTTCTCCTTCCCCGTGGGCGTGGTGCTGGGCGGCGTGCTGCTGGGCCTCCTGGCCGCGCTCGCCGGCGCCTACTTCCCCAGCCGCCGCGCCGCCGCCACGGACCCGGCCAGGACGCTCGCGGGATGACCGGCCCTGCTCGCAAGACGCTGCTGACCAACGGGGTGTGCCTGGTGGGGTTCGCGTGGATCTACGGGGGCGACCTCGCGGATGCCCTGCGCGCCCGCTCCGCGGAGGTCTCCGCGCTCATGACGCCGCCGTCCGCCGTCCGCTCGGGCGTGGTGCTGGGGCTCGCGGCGGTGGGGCTGGCCGTGTTCCTGGGGGGACTCCTGCGCAAGCAGCCGGAGGGCTTCAAGGGCTACCGGCTCCTGCCCATCCTGCTCGTGGGCGCGCTCTTCGTGGACCTGGTCCTGGCGGAGGGGCGGACGCCGCTGGACTCGCCCGAGCTGGCCGCGGTCGCGCTCCAGCGCTTCCAAAGCGGGGCCCAGAAGCTGGCCACGCCGCAGGCCGTGCCCACGCAGGCGCGCGTCCTCCAGCCCCTGGTGGAGGAATTGGGCAGCCCTCCGTATTTGGAGCGGGGCGTGCCGGTGCCGGCCTACGCACTCCAGGTGCGCACGGACTGCGAGGGTCCCCCCCGTGAGGCTCCTGGGACACGCCCCGGGACGCTGCTGTACTGCGTCGCCCGGGATGGCAGGCAGGCCTGGGTGGGGCTGGTCGGGCTGCCCGCCGAGGTGCGCTTTGGTGCGCCAGCGGTGTTCTCGCGCGGGGGCGAGCCTCGCTTCGCCGTCGTCCGCGTCCAGGTCCCAGAGGAGGAAGGCGTCATGGAGGGCATCGATCTGGAGATTCCCCAGGTGGATGGGGGTGGCGCGGTGACGTCCCCTGTGCCTTGAATCCGGGTCGCCTGCAGGGCAAGCGTGCGGAAATAGGTCCGCGTGCGCGGTTGACCCCTCGGAGCCGCGATCGATAGGCTCCCTGCAAGGACTCGACCCCCACTCAAAGTGACGACCTCTCAACCGAAGCGGCAACCCATCCCGTTCGGGAAGTATCTCCTCCTGGACCGCGTCAACATCGGCGGCATGGCGGAGGTCTGGCGCGGCAAACAGTTCGGCGCCAGTGGCTTCGAGCGGCTCGTCGCCATCAAGCGAATCCTCCCGAACATCGCGGAGGACGAAGAATTCATCTCGATGTTCATCGATGAGGCGAAGATCAGCGTCCAGCTGACCCACGCCAACATCGCGCAGATCTACGAGCTGGGGCAGATCGCCAGCAGCTACTTCATTTCGATGGAGTACATCCCCGGCAAGGACATGCGGGCCATCTTCGACCGCTGCCGGAAGAAGGGGGAGCCCGCGCCGGTGCCGCTGGTCGCCTTCTGCGTGGCGAAGATGTGCGAGGGCCTGGACTACGCCCACCGCAAGAAGGACGGGATGGGGCGCGACCTCAACATCGTCCACCGCGACATCTCGCCGCAGAACGTGCTCGTGTCCTTCGAGGGCGAGGTCAAGGTCATCGACTTCGGCATCGCGAAGGCGGCGGGCAAGGCGACGAAGACGCAGGCCGGCATCCTCAAGGGCAAGTTCGGCTACATGAGCCCGGAGCAGATCCGCGGCCTGCCGTTGGACCGGCGCTCGGACGTGTTCGCCATTGGCGTGTGCCTCTACGAGATGCTCACGGGCGAGCGCCTCTTCGTGGGCGACAGCGACTTCAGCGTGCTGGAGAAGGTGCGCAAGGCGGAGGTGCCGTCCCCGTCCACGTACAACCGGCGCATCCCAGAGGCGCTGGAGCGCATCGTCCTCAAGTCGCTGGCGAAGGACGTGGACGAGCGCTACCAGTATGCCAGCGAGCTGGGCGACGACCTCCAGCGCTTCCTGCTGACGAACGACTCCATCTTCGGCCGCAAGGACCTCATGCAGTACATGAAGTCCACGTTCGCCGAAGAGGTGGAACGGGAGAAGCAGCGGCTGGCCGAGTACGCGGACATCCGCGCGCCGGACGGCATGCTGGCGGCCATCGAGGCGGGCTTCAGCGGCCCGTCGCCGGTGCCCACGCAGAGCATGACCAACATCCCCGCGGTGGCGCCCTCCGCGCCCGCCGTGGAGCCGGTCTCCGCGCCGCCGCCGCGCGCCTCCAACTCCGGCGCGAACGCCGGCCAGGGGGCCCGCCGCTCGCCCACGCTCGCCGCGCTGCCCAAGCTCACCGCCGCGCCCGCCGCGCCCTCGCCCAAGGAGGACGAGGAGCTGGCGACGCAGATGGTGGACCGCGACGCCGTCTTCGACGACGCCCCGGAGCCCACCACCCAGCCGGGGGCCGCCATTGGCCGCGCCGTCACGCCGCTGGAGACTCCAGCCGCGCCCGTGGACGACGATGAGGACGTGGCGGGCCGCACCGCAGTCATCCCGCCGCCCTCGTCGCTGCCCCCGCCTCCTCCGGGGCCGCCGCGCCTGTCCCAGAGCAACGCCCCGGTGCTCAGCGCCGCGCCCCCGCGCCCGTCGCTCACCAACGTGCCCACGCTGATGGCCCACGACGCGCCCGCGCCGCGGCAGACGCCGAACCGGGGCAACGACAGCCAGCTGCCGCGCCTCCACCGGCCGGACGCGCCGCCGGAGCAGCTGCCGCCCTTGTCGCGCCCGCCCGGGCCGCCCGTCCTGAGCGGGGCGAACGCGCCGCCGCGTCCGCCCCCGGCGAAGGAGCCCCACGCGAGGGATGCACGGACGAAGGAGGCGCCCGCGGAGGCCTCTGGCGGTGGCATGGGCCTGCGCGGCATCGACAAGCGCCTGCTCTACAGCGCCGTGGCCCTGGCCTCGCTGCTCCTGCTGGTGGGCATGGCGGTGGTGCTCTCGCCGAGCAAGGCCGCCCTGGGCTACGTGATGGTGGAGCTCAAGTCGCTGGACGTGAAGGACCGCGCGATGGTGTCCATCAACGCCGGCCCTCCGGAGAAGTTCCCCTCGAACGGCTTCATCCTGAAGCAGGTGCCGGTGGGCAACGTGCTGGTGGTGGTGACGGCGGACGGCGCCGACGCCTTCAACCAGGCCGTGATGGTGTCCGAAGGGGCCAACGCCACGCAGGTGCCCGTGGTGCTCAAGCGCCAGTCGCGCTCGGTGGTGGTCGTCTTCAAGACCCAGCCCGACGACGCCGAGGTCAAGATCGACGGAAAGGTGGCCCGGGCGCAGGGCAGCCACGAGCTGGTCAACCGGGAGTTCTCCCTCAGCTCCGACTCGCCGCTGGTGGAGGTGTCGGCGCCCGGTTACGCGCCGCACATCTCCACCGTGCAGGTGAAGAGCAGCGGCCTCGACGTGGCGGCGGTGCTCGAGCGTGCCCCGGTGGACGTGCGGGTGGAGTCCACGCCGGAGGGCGCCTCCATCTTCCTGGGCAACAAGGACCTGGGCGCCGTCACGCCGACGAACGTGCGGGTGCCCTTTGGCACGCGCGAGCTGACGCTCAAGGCGAAGTGCTTCTCCGACGCGGATGTGTCCGTGGGAGCGCCTGCTACGCCGGGCGGCTCGGTGAAGGTGGAAGCGTCCTTGAAGAAGCTGGCGCGCTGCCGCGATTAGCGGCGGCGCGGTCCCGACACTAAAGGTAGGCCTGGGGGTCCTCCCCCCGGATGTCCCTGGGGGGAGTGGCGCCGGAGGGATGTCCGTGACGAAGGTGCGCAAGGTGAACAAGGCGGATCCGCTGGCGGATCTGCCCCGGTGGGCGCAGCAGCTGGCGCGCAAGTACTACACGAAGACGGTCAGCACCTTCCTGCTGTACGGGGCCGTGCGCGACCTGCAGCCCTTGCAGCTGGAAGGCGGTGGGCGCGGCTTCGGGACGCTCAAGACGTTCCTGTCGGAGGAGCTGTTCGGTGGGCGGGACCACGTCCTGTTCTACGACCGCTCGTCCGGCATCCGCTCCGCGACGCCGGAGACGCAGAAGGACCTGGTGCGGGCCATGTCGGGCTACGACGCCATGTACGGCACCGACTACGCCAAGGTCATGCCGCGCGATCCGGGCCGTGCGTTGCAGATCCTGGAGAACTTCCTGCGCATGCGCCTGAGCGAGGGCCGCTCGCTGGCGCTCATCATCGACTTCGCGGAGACGCTGGTCCCCGGCGGGGAGATGAGCCACCTGTCCGCGGAGGACCGCTTCGTCGTGGCCACGCTGGACAAGTGGGCGCACGACCCGCAGTTCCTCGCGGGGGACGTGTCGGTGGTGCTGCTGGCGGAGAACCTGGCGGACATGTCGCCGCGCATCAGCCGCAACCCGTACGTGGCGCCCATCGAGCTGCCCCTTCCCACGGAGGAGGAGCGCCTGGACTACGTGCGCTCCAAGCTGGAGGGCAAGCGCCTCCAGTCGCTGTCGGAGGTGCCGCTGGCGGGCCTGGCGAAGATGACGGCGGGCCTGTCGCGCATCAACCTGGACCGCGTGCTCACGGAGGCGCTGGAGCGGGAGATCCGCATCACGCCGGACCTGCTCAAGGAGAAGAAGAAGGAGCTCATCCAGGCGGAGTGCCACGGCCTGCTGGAGTTCATCGAACCCGCGCACACGCTGGACGCGGTGGCGGGCCATGCGCCCGCCAAGCAGATGCTGCGGCAGGCGGCGTCCGCGCTGAAGAAGGGCCGCATCGAGGTCATGCCCATGGGCTACCTGGTGAGCGGCCCGGTGGGGACGGGCAAGACGTTCATGGTGAGCTGCTTCGCCGGAGAGATTGGCATCCCGGTGGTGAAGTTCCTGAACTTCCGCAGCCAGTGGCAGGGCGTCACGGAAGCCAACCTGGAGAAGATCTTCAACCTGCTGAAGGCCCTGTGGCCGGTGGCGGTGATGATCGACGAAGCGGACACCTTCCTGGGCAACCGCGACTCTGGCGGGGACTCGGGGACGAGCAGCCGCATCTTCGGCTCCATCGCGTCCTTCATGGGCAACACGCAGTACCGCGGGAAGATCGTCTGGTTCCTGCTGACGGCGCGGCCGGACCTGCTGCCCATCGACCTGAAGCGTCAGGGGCGCGCCGAGGAGCACATCGCGCTCTTCTATCCGCAGACGGACGCGGAGCGGAACGAGCTGTTCCAGGCGATGAGCCGCAAGACGGGCGTGGCGGTGGAGGGGGTGGAGTCCTTCTCCTCGCTGATTCCGGAGGGCCTGCGGGCCTTCAGCGGCGCGGACATCGAGGCGGTGATGGTCCGCTCGAAGTTCCGCGCGCTGGCGGACGGGCGGGACCAGGTGACGAAGGACGACCTCATCGCCGTGCTGACCGACTTCGTCCCGCCCAGCTATCCGCTGGAGATCGAGATGCAGAACCTGGTGGCGGTGCAGGAGTGTACCAGCCGGGCGCTGCTGCCAGAGAACTTCCGCAAGGTGGACCGGGACTTCATCAGCCGGCGCGTCCGCGAGCTGAAGATGCTGCTCGAGGAGCAGTAGGGCCTCAGCCAGCGGTGAGGGGGACGCCCAGGTTCGGATCCTGGAGCGTCTCCACCACCGCGATGCGGTCGCCCACGGCGAGCGCGTCATGCAGCACCAGGATGTCCTCGTTCGCGTGACGGATGCAGCCATGGGACACGTCGCCCCCGAGCAGGGCGGGGGCGCTGGTGCCGTGCAATTCCTCGCCGCTGCGGTGGCCATCCACCCAGGAGAGGTCCAGCAGCCGCGCGCCGAAGACGTGCCGGTCGTTCCACAGCCGCGCGCCCGCGTCCTCCGTGGCCACCTGATCCAGCTTCGCGCGCACCACCTTGAGGCCCGCGTGCGTGGGCGTGGCGGCGGTGCCGACCGCGTTGGGGAAGATGTCCAGGAGCTGCCCCTCCGGGTCGAAGAGGAAGGTGCGGTGCTCGCGCAGGGCGATGACGACGCGCACGGGCTGTCCCGCGTAGAAGGGGGAGGGCAGGGCGCGCGACTGTCCCCGGGCCCCCGGCGCGGGGGCGAGCGCCACCAGGGCGCGCAGCGTGGCCGCGTCGAGCACCCCGTTCGAGCGCACCTCGGGGAACCCCGCGCGAGCATGCACCTGGAAGTTGCGCAGCGCGCGGGCCGTGTCCGGGCCGTAGCGTGCGTCCGCGCCGCCGTACAGCGCGAACCCCATGTCCAGGAGCGCGCCCTGCACCGCGAGAAGTCCGTCACCCCGTGAGCCCGCGCCCAGCACCGCCCCACCCGCGGCCACGTCCATGAGCTGAGAGGAGCCGGCGAAGCGAGGGTGTTCCAGGGGCGGCGTCGACGAAGGGCTCGCGCCGTCCGTGCCTCCGGTGCGCGCGCTGTCGCCCGGAGGTGTGGGCCTGAAGGTGACGGCGTTCGCCAAGGCGAGCGATGAAGCCATCCGTGTCACCGGTGCCGTCGACACAGCCTCCCATGCGCGGGCCGTCTCTCCGGACCATGGCATCGCGCTCGCGCGGCCATCCGTCGTCGCGGCGACGCGCGAGCGCTCGTGGAAGGCCGTGCCCGGTGCGCGCGGCGTGGCCCCGGTCCCGGCTCCCGGTGGCGCGCTGGCAAGCGGTGCGTGCGCGGATGAAGGGGACTCACGGAAGCGCGTGAGCGAGTTGGGCTCGGAGGCAGGAGGCTCGCGGCGCGGAGTCGGTTCCCTGGGAACCGTCCTGTCTCCCGGACGACCGGCTCCACCAAACAGGACGGACCGGAGCAGGGGCGCTCCCGGCGGCCGGCCCGCGTCGATGGGCGCGGGCTCTCGCGTGTCGGGCGTTTCAGGGAGGACCGCGGACGTCTCTCGAAGCAGGGCGGATGCGAGCATGGCTCCGGGGACTGCAAGCCCCCGGCCGTCGCCTCACGCCCTCATGCCGCTACGGCGCGCTCAGCGACAGCAGCTTGCCGGTGGGG
This window of the Corallococcus silvisoli genome carries:
- a CDS encoding ABC transporter ATP-binding protein, which encodes MIRARDVVKEYEDGEGARVRVLDGVSLDVEAGDFVAVVGASGSGKSTLLHLLGGLDVHYQGQLEVGGVKLTGLRDRELARFRNTHVGFVFQSFHLIPNLSALENVLLPSHFGPATADGRKRASQLLERVGLGAKQDRAPIRLSGGERQRVAIARALFGSPRLLLCDEPTGNLDAATGAGVIQLFQELHKEGLTVLTVTHEERMSAVARRVLRLKDARLVEESTSSEPLASRGAP
- a CDS encoding serine/threonine-protein kinase, producing MTTSQPKRQPIPFGKYLLLDRVNIGGMAEVWRGKQFGASGFERLVAIKRILPNIAEDEEFISMFIDEAKISVQLTHANIAQIYELGQIASSYFISMEYIPGKDMRAIFDRCRKKGEPAPVPLVAFCVAKMCEGLDYAHRKKDGMGRDLNIVHRDISPQNVLVSFEGEVKVIDFGIAKAAGKATKTQAGILKGKFGYMSPEQIRGLPLDRRSDVFAIGVCLYEMLTGERLFVGDSDFSVLEKVRKAEVPSPSTYNRRIPEALERIVLKSLAKDVDERYQYASELGDDLQRFLLTNDSIFGRKDLMQYMKSTFAEEVEREKQRLAEYADIRAPDGMLAAIEAGFSGPSPVPTQSMTNIPAVAPSAPAVEPVSAPPPRASNSGANAGQGARRSPTLAALPKLTAAPAAPSPKEDEELATQMVDRDAVFDDAPEPTTQPGAAIGRAVTPLETPAAPVDDDEDVAGRTAVIPPPSSLPPPPPGPPRLSQSNAPVLSAAPPRPSLTNVPTLMAHDAPAPRQTPNRGNDSQLPRLHRPDAPPEQLPPLSRPPGPPVLSGANAPPRPPPAKEPHARDARTKEAPAEASGGGMGLRGIDKRLLYSAVALASLLLLVGMAVVLSPSKAALGYVMVELKSLDVKDRAMVSINAGPPEKFPSNGFILKQVPVGNVLVVVTADGADAFNQAVMVSEGANATQVPVVLKRQSRSVVVVFKTQPDDAEVKIDGKVARAQGSHELVNREFSLSSDSPLVEVSAPGYAPHISTVQVKSSGLDVAAVLERAPVDVRVESTPEGASIFLGNKDLGAVTPTNVRVPFGTRELTLKAKCFSDADVSVGAPATPGGSVKVEASLKKLARCRD
- a CDS encoding ABC transporter permease codes for the protein MRWDALSRLVRLSLARERRGAFFSAFGVAMGVGALVFFVGLGLGVGSVIRERIFPTDSRLVDVVPASVSLGLLGGGKLDAAAVERLGALPGVETTYRKMNVRVPAVTRYDGVFFGSRLRMGMEVLAVGVDPGLVRKDVGLQEAKDFSDPGEGKAIPALISTRLLELYNKTFAPARKLPQLSAEMLIGFGFPVEFNRSYVAATSGGPSTTQQAQVVGASDRAMLAGITIPLDTAVRINRAAGADADSYSGVTLVAADPSRVPELVDAVKGMGFEIDDQERRMAENAGAAVALTTSALALLSILICVLAAVNIAHAMSSSVRARAREIGVMQAVGASRADVRAIVLAEASVVGVLGGGAGTAAALVLAFAVDRFAAGYLPNFPFKPDSFFSFPVGVVLGGVLLGLLAALAGAYFPSRRAAATDPARTLAG
- a CDS encoding ATP-binding protein, with the protein product MTKVRKVNKADPLADLPRWAQQLARKYYTKTVSTFLLYGAVRDLQPLQLEGGGRGFGTLKTFLSEELFGGRDHVLFYDRSSGIRSATPETQKDLVRAMSGYDAMYGTDYAKVMPRDPGRALQILENFLRMRLSEGRSLALIIDFAETLVPGGEMSHLSAEDRFVVATLDKWAHDPQFLAGDVSVVLLAENLADMSPRISRNPYVAPIELPLPTEEERLDYVRSKLEGKRLQSLSEVPLAGLAKMTAGLSRINLDRVLTEALEREIRITPDLLKEKKKELIQAECHGLLEFIEPAHTLDAVAGHAPAKQMLRQAASALKKGRIEVMPMGYLVSGPVGTGKTFMVSCFAGEIGIPVVKFLNFRSQWQGVTEANLEKIFNLLKALWPVAVMIDEADTFLGNRDSGGDSGTSSRIFGSIASFMGNTQYRGKIVWFLLTARPDLLPIDLKRQGRAEEHIALFYPQTDAERNELFQAMSRKTGVAVEGVESFSSLIPEGLRAFSGADIEAVMVRSKFRALADGRDQVTKDDLIAVLTDFVPPSYPLEIEMQNLVAVQECTSRALLPENFRKVDRDFISRRVRELKMLLEEQ
- a CDS encoding L,D-transpeptidase family protein; translation: MASSLALANAVTFRPTPPGDSARTGGTDGASPSSTPPLEHPRFAGSSQLMDVAAGGAVLGAGSRGDGLLAVQGALLDMGFALYGGADARYGPDTARALRNFQVHARAGFPEVRSNGVLDAATLRALVALAPAPGARGQSRALPSPFYAGQPVRVVIALREHRTFLFDPEGQLLDIFPNAVGTAATPTHAGLKVVRAKLDQVATEDAGARLWNDRHVFGARLLDLSWVDGHRSGEELHGTSAPALLGGDVSHGCIRHANEDILVLHDALAVGDRIAVVETLQDPNLGVPLTAG